The following proteins come from a genomic window of Miscanthus floridulus cultivar M001 chromosome 2, ASM1932011v1, whole genome shotgun sequence:
- the LOC136538083 gene encoding protein JINGUBANG-like: MKDSDGEGGAGGGVARSHPSNLPLPAPQSDPNFQFSGGTDDESSNRNSSSSATGGASPGYYSDYPSSFSGECSPYNMSPWNQTMASPWSHHSEASAAGLGGAPPTMAPGTSLISSLVREEGHIYSLAAKGDTLYTGSDSKNIRVWRKQKDSGGFKSSSGLVKAIVISGERIFTGHQDGKIRVWKVSPKNGMHKRVGSLPRLRDFLRGSLNPSNYVEVRKNRSALWIRHSDAVSCLSPTDPAQGFLYSGSWDRTFKVWRISDSKCLESVVAHDDNVNSIVAAFDGLVFTGSADGTVKVWRREQQGKGTKHAAVQTLLKQEHAVNALAVSAVAPVLYCGSSDGLVNFWEGERHLVHGGVLRGHKKAVFCLAAAGALLLSGSADNTIFVWRRDGGVHACLSVLTGHTEPIRCIAVVEDNGQNGSESNAGGASAAGGGSSAASRWIVYTGSLDKSIKVWRVTDEAPDPLLLGAGDAPQIFDRYPGDAFGASASTTSFR; encoded by the coding sequence ATGAAAGACAGCGACGGCGAGGGCGGCGCCGGCGGTGGCGTCGCCCGCTCGCACCCGTCCAACCTCCCACTGCCTGCTCCACAGTCCGACCCGAACTTCCAGTTCTCGGGCGGGACGGACGATGAGTCGTCGAACCGGAACAGCAGCTCCTCTGCCACCGGCGGCGCGAGCCCCGGGTACTACTCCGACTACCCGTCCAGCTTCAGCGGCGAGTGCTCACCGTACAACATGTCCCCCTGGAACCAGACCATGGCGTCCCCCTGGTCGCACCACAGCGAGGCGTCCGCCGCCGGGCTCGGAGGAGCCCCGCCCACGATGGCGCCCGGGACGAGCCTGATCAGCTCGCTGGTGAGGGAGGAAGGCCACATCTACTCGCTCGCCGCCAAGGGCGACACGCTCTACACCGGCTCGGACAGCAAGAACATCCGCGTGTGGCGCAAGCAGAAGGACTCCGGAGGGTTCAAGTCCTCGAGCGGCCTCGTGAAGGCGATCGTCATCTCCGGCGAGCGCATCTTCACGGGCCACCAGGACGGCAAGATCAGGGTGTGGAAGGTGTCGCCCAAGAACGGCATGCACAAGCGCGTGGGCAGCCTGCCCCGGCTGCGCGACTTCCTGCGCGGCTCGCTGAACCCGTCCAACTACGTGGAGGTGCGCAAGAACCGGTCGGCGCTGTGGATCCGGCACAGCGACGCCGTGTCGTGCCTGAGCCCGACGGACCCGGCGCAGGGCTTCCTCTACTCCGGGTCCTGGGACCGCACCTTCAAGGTGTGGCGCATCAGCGACTCCAAGTGCCTCGAGTCGGTGGTGGCGCACGACGACAACGTGAACTCCATCGTGGCGGCGTTCGACGGGCTGGTGTTCACGGGCTCGGCGGACGGCACCGTCAAGGTGTGGCGGCGCGAGCAGCAGGGGAAGGGCACCAAGCACGCGGCCGTGCAGACGCTGCTGAAGCAGGAGCACGCGGTGAACGCGCTCGCCGTGAGCGCCGTCGCGCCCGTGCTCTACTGCGGCTCTTCCGACGGGCTGGTCAACTTCTGGGAGGGCGAGCGCCACCTCGTCCACGGCGGCGTGCTGCGCGGGCACAAGAAGGCCGTGTtctgcctcgccgccgccggcgcgctcCTGCTCAGCGGCTCCGCCGACAACACCATCTTCGTGTGGCGGCGCGACGGCGGGGTGCACGCGTGCCTCTCGGTCCTCACGGGCCACACCGAGCCCATCAGGTGCATCGCCGTCGTCGAGGACAACGGCCAGAACGGCAGCGAATCCAACGCTGGCGGCGCCTCCGCCGCTGGAGGGGGGTCGTCAGCGGCGTCACGGTGGATAGTGTACACCGGCAGCCTCGACAAGTCGATCAAGGTGTGGCGCGTGACCGACGAGGCGCCGGACCCGCTGCTCCTCGGCGCCGGCGACGCGCCCCAGATATTCGATCGGTATCCCGGCGACGCCTTCGGGGCCAGCGCTTCCACGACGTCGTTCCGCTGA
- the LOC136518871 gene encoding serine hydroxymethyltransferase, mitochondrial has translation MAMATALRKLSANALRRQPLSRITPLYYMASLPATEERSGITWPKQLNAPLEEVDPEIFDIIEHEKARQWKGLELIPSENFTSVSVMQAVGSVMTNKYSEGYPGARYYGGNEFIDMAESLCQKRALEAFRLDPAKWGVNVQPLSGSPANFQVYTALLKPHERIMALDLPHGGHLSHGYQTDTKKISATSIFFETMPYRLDESTGLIDYDQLEKSAVLFRPKLIVAGASAYARLYDYDRMRKICNKQKAVLLADMAHISGLVAAGVIPSPFDYADVVTTTTHKSLRGPRGAMIFYRKGVKEINKQGKEVMYDFEDKINAAVFPGLQGGPHNHTITGLAVALKQATTPEYRAYQEQVISNCAKFAQSLTAKGYELVSGGTDNHLVLVNLKNKGIDGSRVEKVLESVHIAANKNTVPGDVSAMVPGGIRMGTPALTSRGFVEEDFAKVADFFDAAVNLAVKIKAATTGGTKLKDFVATLQSDSIQSEIAKLRHDVEKYAKQFPTIGFEKETMKYKN, from the exons atggccatggcgacGGCCCTCCGCAAGCTCTCCGCCAACGCGCTGCGCCGCCAGCCGCTCTCCCGCATCACGCCGCTCTACTACATG GCGTCCCTTCCGGCGACGGAGGAGAGATCCGGAATCACC TGGCCGAAACAGCTGAACGCGCCGCTCGAAGAGGTTGACCCCGAGATTTTTGACATCATCGAGCACGAGAAGGCCCGCCAATGGAAG GGGCTGGAGCTCATCCCGTCGGAGAATTTCACGTCGGTGTCAGTGATGCAGGCAGTGGGTTCCGTCATGACCAACAAGTACAGCGAGGGGTACCCTGGCGCAAGATACTACGGCGGAAATGA ATTTATTGATATGGCTGAATCCTTGTGTCAGAAACGTGCTTTGGAGGCTTTCCGTTTGGACCCAGCGAAGTGGGGAG TGAATGTTCAACCTCTATCCGGTTCGCCTGCCAACTTCCAAGTATACACTGCACTCTTGAAGCCACATGAAAGGATCATGGCTTTGGATCTTCCTCACGGTGGACATCTTTCTCATGGTTACCAG ACTGACACTAAGAAGATATCTGCAACTTCGATATTCTTTGAGACAATGCCTTACAGATTGGATGAAAGCACTGGATTGATTGATTATGATCAG TTGGAGAAAAGCGCTGTTCTTTTCAGGCCAAAGTTGATAGTTGCTGGTGCAAGTGCATATGCTCGGCTATATGATTATGACCGTATGCGGAAG ATATGCAACAAGCAGAAGGCAGTACTTCTAGCAGACATGGCACATATCAGTGGGCTTGTTGCAGCTGGTGTTATTCCATCTCCTTTTGATTATGCTGATGTAGTGACTACCACTACTCACAAATCACTCCGTGGGCCACGTGGAGCCATGATCTTTTACAGGAAGGGGGTGAAAGAAATAAATAAGCAAGGAAAAGAG gTTATGTATGATTTTGAGGACAAGATCAATGCTGCCGTCTTTCCTGGTCTGCAAGGTGGGCCTCATAATCATACCATTACTGGCTTGGCTGTTGCGCTTAAACAG GCAACTACTCCAGAGTACAGAGCTTACCAAGAGCAAGTTATCAGTAACTGTGCTAAATTTGCGCAG AGCTTGACTGCAAAAGGATATGAACTCGTCTCCGGTGGGACTGACAACCATTTAGTTCTGGTGAATCTCAAGAATAAG GGGATAGATGGTTCGAGGGTGGAGAAGGTTTTAGAAAGCGTGCATATTGCAGCAAACAAGAACACAGTTCCTGGTGATGTTTCGGCTATGGTACCAGGAGGCATCAGGATGG GAACCCCAGCTCTTACGTCCAGAGGATTTGTTGAGGAAGATTTCGCTAAGGTTGCTGACTTCTTCGATGCAGCAGTGAATCTGGCTGTGAAGATTAAGGCTGCAACGACAG GTGGAACAAAGCTTAAGGACTTTGTTGCCACTTTGCAATCTGATAGCATCCAATCTGAGATTGCAAAGCTTCGCCATGATGTGGAGAAATATGCAAAACAGTTCCCAACAATTGGATTTGAGAAGGAGACCATGAAATACAAGAACTGA